The following coding sequences lie in one Metopolophium dirhodum isolate CAU chromosome 5, ASM1992520v1, whole genome shotgun sequence genomic window:
- the LOC132944165 gene encoding uncharacterized protein LOC132944165 yields MGFKLKALVVVSSGLVLGVCTYAAYRTWKKRQNSADDEGFEDVSKLEESLEKKVLVLGLEGSGKSTLVSQIVKEVGQKSIASNTLYKPTEGFNVTSLSDGGSPTVNIWEIGGKESVRRYWPKFFQDTDILVFVVDASNNSNQSVVVSEIKSLLGDARLASVPILVLANKQDMVGALNAEQISNVLDLKSIPSRSHQVKVLETQTRPETNEIHQTVLEVRKVLLKLSSHM; encoded by the exons ATGGGCTTCAAATTGAAAGCTCTAGTTGTAGTCTCATCGGGACTCGTTTTGGGTGTGTGTACGTATGCTGCATACCGAACTTGGAAGAAGCGACAGAACAGTGCCGATGACGAAGGTTTTGAAGACGTTTCGAAG TTAGAAGAATCGTTGGAAAAGAAAGTATTGGTATTGGGTTTGGAAGGATCTGGTAAGTCAACATTAGTCTCACAAATTGTTAAGGAAGTCGGACAAAAAAGTATCGCATCAAATACTTTGTACAAACCAACCGAAGGATTTAATGTTACGTCTTTATCCGATGGAGGTTCTCCTACAGTTAATATATGGGAAA ttggtGGCAAAGAAAGTGTACGAAGATATTGGCCAAAGTTTTTCCAGGATACAGATATCTTAGTGTTTGTTGTTGATGCCAGCAATAATTCAAATCAATCAGTTGTTGTGAGCGAGATCAAATCATTACTTGGCGATGCCCGTTTGGCTTCTGTTCCCATTTTAGTCCTCGCCAATAAACAA GATATGGTTGGTGCACTTAACGCAGAACAGATCTCAAATGTCCTTGATTTGAAAAGCATTCCATCTAGATCACATCAAGTAAAAGTGTTAGAAACACAAACAAGACCAGAAACAAATGAAATTCATCAAACAGTATTAGAAGTCCGGAAAGTGCTCTTAAAATTAAGTTCCCATATGTAA